One part of the Olleya sp. YS genome encodes these proteins:
- a CDS encoding COX15/CtaA family protein, with protein sequence MKKDNKKVIYWLLTGCVLIFIMVIVGGITRLTHSGLSISNYKLISGTIPPMNEVEWQEAFDLYKQYPEYQKLNTNFTLEDFKGIYFWEWIHRVIGRVIGLVFFIPFLFFLFTKQLTKPTIKKSIILMCLGALQGFLGWYMVKSGLVDRPDVSHYRLAMHLTTAFITFAATFWVALDLMFPFNKIVNTRFKRLVRLGMLVLLIQIIYGAFVAGLDAGWVHNHWPMMSEGKFIHESVYLERETLFANLTEGKSGVQFVHRILAYVVVAFILLIYFKGKKYIETNYQRKALNLMLGLVFLQFILGVFTLLLQVPVWLGVVHQVGAFLLLTAMTFTLHRFSK encoded by the coding sequence ATGAAAAAGGATAACAAAAAAGTCATTTATTGGCTATTAACGGGTTGCGTACTAATTTTTATAATGGTTATTGTTGGCGGAATTACAAGATTAACCCATTCTGGTTTATCAATATCTAATTACAAATTAATTTCTGGAACCATTCCGCCTATGAACGAAGTAGAATGGCAGGAAGCTTTTGATTTATATAAACAGTATCCAGAATACCAAAAACTAAATACCAACTTTACTTTAGAAGACTTTAAAGGTATTTATTTCTGGGAGTGGATCCATCGTGTGATTGGTCGTGTGATTGGTTTGGTATTTTTCATACCTTTCTTGTTCTTTCTATTCACAAAACAACTCACTAAACCCACCATTAAAAAATCAATTATATTAATGTGCTTAGGTGCTTTGCAAGGGTTTTTAGGTTGGTATATGGTTAAAAGCGGATTGGTAGATAGACCAGATGTTAGTCATTACAGACTAGCTATGCACTTAACAACAGCATTTATAACGTTTGCAGCGACATTTTGGGTAGCTTTAGATTTGATGTTTCCGTTTAACAAAATCGTTAATACTAGATTTAAACGTTTAGTCAGATTAGGTATGCTAGTACTACTCATTCAGATTATCTACGGTGCTTTTGTTGCTGGTTTAGATGCAGGTTGGGTACATAACCATTGGCCAATGATGAGTGAAGGCAAATTTATTCACGAAAGTGTATATTTAGAAAGAGAAACTCTTTTTGCTAATTTAACAGAAGGTAAAAGTGGTGTTCAGTTTGTTCATAGAATACTAGCTTATGTTGTGGTTGCTTTTATCCTTTTAATTTATTTTAAAGGCAAAAAATATATCGAAACCAATTATCAAAGAAAAGCCTTAAACCTAATGTTAGGTCTGGTGTTTTTACAATTTATTTTAGGTGTTTTTACGTTACTATTACAAGTTCCTGTATGGCTTGGTGTAGTTCATCAAGTTGGTGCCTTTTTATTGCTAACAGCTATGACATTTACCTTACATCGTTTTAGTAAATAA
- a CDS encoding GNAT family N-acetyltransferase: protein MLELVKTDSNNPDFVNLVKQLDSYLKVTDGDEHDFYNQFNSIDNIKYTVVAYLDTTPVGCGAFKPYEEDTVEIKRMFTTEATRSQGIASAILKTLEDWAKSLGYKNCILETGIRQVEAVNFYKKCNYLIIDNYGQYKGVKNSLCFKKEL from the coding sequence ATGTTAGAGCTAGTTAAAACAGATTCTAATAATCCAGACTTTGTTAATCTGGTCAAGCAATTGGATAGTTATTTAAAGGTAACCGATGGTGACGAGCATGATTTTTATAACCAATTTAATAGTATAGACAATATAAAATATACTGTTGTAGCCTATTTAGATACTACTCCTGTGGGTTGTGGTGCTTTTAAACCATATGAAGAGGATACTGTAGAAATCAAACGTATGTTTACTACAGAAGCTACTAGAAGTCAAGGTATTGCTTCGGCTATATTAAAAACATTAGAAGATTGGGCAAAATCTTTAGGTTATAAAAATTGCATATTAGAAACTGGCATAAGACAAGTTGAGGCTGTAAATTTTTATAAAAAATGTAATTATCTAATTATCGACAATTACGGTCAATATAAAGGTGTAAAAAATAGTCTTTGTTTTAAAAAAGAATTGTAA
- a CDS encoding ATP-binding cassette domain-containing protein, producing the protein METILSISNLTKKYGSLTAVNNLSFTIQKGNVYGILGPNGSGKSTTLGITLNVVNETSGSFNWFDGQTSTHNALKKVGAIIERPNFYPYMSAYKNLKLVCKIKDISEDKIDEKLELVGLLDRKNSKFKTFSLGMKQRLAIASALLNDPEILILDEPTNGLDPQGIHQIRALIKDIASQGTTILLASHLLDEVEKVCSHVVVLRKGHKLYEGPVDQMISSNGFFELKSDDNQALINYLASHPNIKDTKVLDGLVTAFLDAPMSASAFNKELLNNGIILSHLVLRKESLEEQFLQLTDNLNDAN; encoded by the coding sequence TTGGAAACTATTCTTAGCATTAGTAATCTTACTAAAAAATATGGCAGCCTGACTGCTGTTAACAATTTATCTTTCACCATTCAAAAGGGCAATGTTTATGGTATCTTAGGACCTAACGGAAGCGGTAAATCAACCACATTAGGTATTACATTAAACGTTGTCAACGAAACTAGTGGAAGTTTTAACTGGTTTGATGGACAAACCTCTACACACAATGCGTTAAAAAAAGTTGGTGCTATTATAGAGCGCCCAAATTTTTATCCATACATGTCTGCTTACAAAAACTTAAAACTAGTTTGTAAAATTAAGGACATAAGTGAAGATAAAATTGACGAAAAACTAGAACTAGTTGGACTTTTAGATAGAAAAAACAGCAAGTTTAAAACCTTCTCTTTAGGTATGAAACAACGTTTGGCAATTGCATCTGCATTACTAAACGATCCAGAGATTTTAATATTAGACGAACCCACAAATGGTTTAGATCCTCAAGGGATTCATCAAATTAGAGCGTTAATTAAAGACATAGCTAGTCAAGGCACAACTATTTTACTAGCCTCACATTTATTGGATGAAGTAGAAAAAGTATGCTCCCACGTTGTAGTGTTAAGAAAAGGTCACAAACTATATGAAGGTCCAGTGGACCAAATGATTTCCAGTAATGGTTTTTTTGAATTAAAAAGTGACGACAATCAAGCACTCATAAACTACCTAGCATCACATCCAAACATTAAAGACACCAAAGTTTTAGACGGATTAGTAACAGCCTTTTTGGATGCTCCAATGTCTGCATCTGCATTTAATAAAGAGTTACTAAATAATGGGATTATTTTATCCCACTTAGTACTAAGAAAAGAAAGTTTAGAAGAGCAATTTCTTCAGCTTACAGACAACCTAAACGACGCCAACTAA